A genomic segment from Saprospiraceae bacterium encodes:
- a CDS encoding DUF4249 family protein, producing the protein MRLFFLLSVIVIFLQACLEEIALNAPKKSIDNLTITGKLVHGNPSFIHLRIFKLTDFTHADQPIPIGGARVTLEDDKGKTIVIPMSEPGIYEREITDRTNDLIVEAGGSYKVKITTTATDEYESTFEVLQSVPKATLLTYELIEREGLNESGNFANNQYIRFYIDTPLEGDTNNRAFLKWDFLSHFLLVESIPDVPLPPPVHKCYIPQTLGTDKVAVFNGNESNKPTLSHHLILEEDLDQRFVYGFYLTVIQQSVTEKTFRYWDQISKIIELNGNFFDAQPGKVKGNIHNVQDPEEEVFGYFYATQQDTIRLFVKNIEDIKSRYCPLVVPLDKVPTTDPVCFDCLLIPNSSLEKPAFWVE; encoded by the coding sequence ATGAGGCTTTTTTTTCTTTTATCCGTGATCGTTATTTTCCTTCAAGCTTGCTTAGAGGAGATAGCCTTAAATGCCCCCAAAAAAAGCATTGACAACTTAACTATTACAGGGAAATTAGTTCATGGAAATCCTTCGTTTATCCATCTTCGTATTTTCAAACTTACGGATTTTACACATGCTGATCAGCCCATCCCGATTGGAGGAGCACGGGTCACCTTGGAAGATGACAAGGGAAAAACCATTGTTATTCCGATGAGTGAACCAGGGATTTATGAACGGGAAATAACGGATAGAACGAATGATTTGATCGTGGAAGCAGGCGGCTCCTACAAAGTAAAAATTACAACAACAGCGACGGATGAATATGAGTCAACCTTTGAAGTGCTGCAATCGGTACCCAAAGCAACCTTACTGACGTATGAATTAATTGAACGGGAAGGCCTAAACGAGTCAGGGAATTTTGCCAATAACCAATACATCCGCTTCTATATTGATACGCCATTGGAGGGGGACACCAATAATCGCGCCTTTTTAAAATGGGATTTTTTATCGCATTTTTTATTGGTAGAATCTATTCCGGATGTTCCCCTGCCTCCGCCTGTTCATAAATGCTACATTCCACAAACCTTAGGTACGGATAAAGTAGCAGTCTTTAATGGCAATGAAAGCAATAAACCTACCCTTTCTCATCACCTAATTTTAGAGGAAGACCTTGATCAACGCTTTGTTTATGGTTTTTATTTAACGGTAATACAGCAGTCAGTGACCGAAAAAACCTTTAGGTATTGGGATCAAATAAGTAAGATTATTGAATTGAATGGTAATTTTTTCGATGCGCAGCCTGGTAAGGTTAAAGGAAATATTCACAATGTACAGGACCCTGAAGAAGAAGTATTCGGCTATTTTTATGCCACACAACAGGATACCATTCGACTTTTTGTTAAAAACATAGAAGATATAAAAAGCAGGTATTGTCCGCTTGTAGTACCACTTGATAAAGTGCCCACCACCGATCCTGTTTGCTTTGACTGTCTGTTAATTCCCAATAGCTCGTTGGAAAAACCAGCTTTTTGGGTAGAATAA